In the Thermodesulfovibrionales bacterium genome, TTTCTCATTGAGAAATCCTCCTTTTCTGTTTTGACTGCACCCAGTCATTCATTTCGGGCATCAAATGCCACCGTGCGATCACCGTTCATATCTTCTTCATGACTCCTCCTTAATCTTTCTTGCACACTTTATTAAAGCCTATCACAGAATTTTGACAAGTCAATCAGAAAATCACCTGGAGCCTCAGGCCGGGGACGACTGCCGTATCTATGTCCTCCCTGACAACCGTCGGCACCGGTCTTCCAAGGATGTCCCCTGTTCTGAGCTTGATGACCTCTTTCTGGCTAGGCCTTATTACCTGTATGTCGGGGCTCAGCTTCATCCACGGCGTTATGGCGAAACTGTAGTATGCCTCAAAACCCTGCTCATCCCTCAGAAACTCTCTGGTCTCACGGGGACCGGTGAAGTTCGGATTCTTGACATCCATATAGTAGTATCCAAGTCCGAATTCATCAAGGGGCCGGCGGGGAATTACGCCCTTTCCACCCAAGCCTATGCTGAAGAAATAGTGAACGGGGTTCGGATTACCGTCCGAAGCCCCAAAGCGGCCGAACATGCCGATTCCCTGACCCGAACCTTTTCTCGGCTCATACACGTACTGGTCGAAGTTATAGAAGAACGACCAGGAGTTGTCCTTTTCCTGAATGCTGCGATTCTCTACAAACAAGCGCAGGCTCTGACTAATAGAGGTGTAGTTCTTGGTCGAATAGGTTGCAGTGACTGATTGGTGCCCCGTCATCCCGAAGAAGTCAGTCCTCAACCGCCCTGACGCTGCATAAGTGGTGTTGCCCTTGAAGAGGTCATTGAAGCCGTCGGAGTTTGCCCTCCCGTCACTGCTCATAGCCATCACCGTTATGAGGGCAGCATTGGGGTCGCTGGTTGGGAGTACTATGAGGCCCGCACCGAGTGTGGAATACGGTACGGTCACGAGTGCTACCGGGTTTATGTTGAATGCAAGGTTGAAGAACTGGGTGTCCCCTTTGCCGTGGGCAAACTCGTTTGCATCTCCTGAGGTGGTGTCCATTTTCCCCGTTGTCACTCCGACATAATGCGAAAAGAACTGGGTGAAGGTCACATTGGGAATATTGAACTGATCGCTGTTGGGCATCGGATATATCTGATTGCTGTTGACAGCCATGAGCGAACCGGTCTTGGCGTTGATGGAATTGCCGAAAGTGCCCTCCGCCTCCACCGTCAAGAACCCTCCCGGCCACAACCCCATTTTCTGCGTATCCAGGTTGAGCGTGAGATTCCCCCGGCCTCCGTACTCCCATCCTATGCTCTTCCCCCCGCTGACGTTGCCCTGACCGATCTGGGTGAGATTCAGATCGAGGGTCACGCCCTTCTTGGCCAGATCATTACGGGCCCCGCCCCAATCGCCGGTCAGGGTCGATCTCGACCACAGGTCACCGGAGTAAGTCTGGACCCCTTCCTGTGCAAATGCCTGAGTGCAGAAAAAGATCCCCAACGATTGGAATACGATTGTCACAATAAATGCTTTCTGCCGTCTCTTCATGTTCTAGTCTCCTCTTGAGATGTGGATGTACGCCCCAGGGGCGCACTATTTTCCAAGACTGCACGAAAATTATCCCTACAGTCGCAAAACCATTATGTTAGGTAAGGCAGGAGTGGTGAGAAGCCTTGTATTGCGATACCTTTGATGGTTACCGACTGCCGCCGGTTGCTCAATACAAGAGTCACTTTCGGTGAAGACCTCTGAGTGCCGCACCGCCGGAAGCCCATCGCATGTGCAGGGCTTCGATCCATGCCTGCCTGACAGTTCTTTGCAATACTACGGTTATCCCTAGCGACGACCACGACCGCCTCCGCCAAAACTTCTTCCGCCTCCGTCGCCCCAGCCTCCGCTGGACCGCTGAAATTGCTGGAATCGCTCGCTCGACTGCGCACCCCTCTGTCGGTTCTGCGCCTCTTGTTGCAGTCGCTCCATCTGCTGACTGCCTTCAGAACGCTCGGAGGACGAAGGGTGTTGCTGCGCAGAGGTTCCCTGAGTAGAGGTCGGTTTCTGCTGCGTCGTGCTTGTCGGGGTAGCTGGTTTCTGCACGCTGCTCCAGCTTCCGTTGTCATATTTTTCCCATCCGGAACCTGTATTCTTATAAACGTTGCCGTCATGGCCGGCATACATGTCGCCGCTCGCGGTCTTGCCCGCGGCGGTTGTTCCGTATGCAGTAGATGCGCCCGCTGCTTTCCCTCCTGAGGATGTCTGCACTGATCCGGTCGTCCCTTGAGCAGTGGTGTAGTGCTGCGTGTATGCCGTCTGGCCTCCCTTAGACACTACGGAGCTGCCCCACTGGGCATAGGCATTGGAGCCCTGCTTCGTAGCGCCATAGGTGCCGGTGTACGGGTTATACGCCTGCCCGACAGCAGCGCTGCCATAGGCGGTCGAAGCAGAGGCGGTGCGTGCGTACGTCCCTGTATACGGGTTGTACGATGCCGTTCTCGTAGCCGACCCATACGGGCCGTATGCCGTCTGAGAGACACCATAGGCGCCTGTCGCCGAATTGTAGTAAGACCCCGCGCCATAGGTGTACGGGGTCGGGTAGTACGCGGGATACCCATAGACAGGATAAGCGCCGACGTAAGGAGGATAGTAGTACCCCGTCCCTCCGGCGATAATGGCTCCCGTCGCTACCCCCATCACAAAGGCACCCGTGTATCCGGCGGTATAGCTGGCCTGCACGCTGCCATCTGTGGTAGTGACCTGCGTAACATAGGTTACGTTGTAAACCGGCGAACTGGGGGGAATGGTGTATATCACCTGAGGAACGGATTGGGCAGTCTGCCAGGGACCCTGGGGAGTCGTCGATACAAACCAGATGCCCTGAAGGCAAAGGTAGTAGAGGTCGCCCACCTGGATCACCTTTTGTGACGTGTTCGTGGCGTAATAGAGCGACGTCCCTTCGATGGGAACAAACTGAGGAGTCCCGTCATAGGTCACTTTGGCATTTGCCGCCGCAGCCGCAGGGTCCACGGTCACCGTCGTAGGGATCTGGGCCATCAGCACCGCGTCTTTTGCCTCCTCGGTCCCGGGGACTGATGCCAGCACCTGCGCGGCAGGACTGTTCGGCGGAATTTGGGCAAAGTCCACCGGAAGATTCGGCGTAGCAAAGGTCCACGGGCCGTCGAGGCTGTCGGCGCTGAACCAGCGGCCTGCGGTGAGATAGTAATATCTGTTCGCCGAGGTGTAAAGAAAGAGATAGCTCATGGTGTTCGTGGCATACTGGAGCAGGGTCCCCGGGATTTGGGCATAGGCAGGTTTCCCATTAAAGAGAATGATATCCGCAGGGCTGGTGCTGTAGTATACCGCCGGCACTACAGAATCGGATTTTGGAGGGGGCGGCGGGACAAATGCCTTCAGGGCGTTCCACTGTTCCTCTTTCACCACCCTCTTCATGTCTTTCGGCAATTTCTTCGCCCCCGCCCACGGCCCCTCAAGTGTCGGCGATGCAAGCCACTGCTCGCCCGCAAACAGATAGAACATGGAGTTCGTCGGGTCGAAAAACAGCGGCCAGCGTGTGTTGACGACATATTCGAGAGAAGTATTCCGGATTGCTCCGCGGACCGGCTGGCCGTCCACATCCAGGAGGATCGCCGGTTTATAGCTGACGAAGATTACCGGTGGATCATTTCTCAGTCGCATACCGGGCACGGATTCCTTTTTGGGAACGCACGCCACGAGCCGCTGAAGGGAAATGGAGACGGTCTGCGGCAGGAAAGTCCTTGCCAGTTCATTCATCCGTGCGGTGGTTTCGGCGTCCAGAGAGGGAAAGTGGAGCTGCACGATCTTTATGTTTGTGAGCAGCACCATCTTGTTGACGGTGTCGACTTCTGTGTGGGCTGTCATCACCCCCACGCCGACAACCTGCTTCCCGCCTTGAGGAGTGAGCGTGAAGGCCTGTCGCCAATCGAGCTCCGTGAAGTTCTTCCAGTCATCAACCTGCGGCTGGTACAGGATAAGCGTGTTTCCGTTTTCGATGCGTTGGCGGGGCCACCCCGGGTCCTGGGCAAAACTCGTTACCGCTGCAAACAGAATCAGTACCAAACAAGTGATTATGCATTCAATTGTTCTCATGTTCTCCCAATCTCCTTAGTTTGGTGGATCAAAACATTTCACTCCTCCTATTTCGGAAAAAGGAGCTGCACCTGAAAACTCAGGGAATGCTGGTACAACGTTTTTTCTTCTCATCTACGTCCTCCTCTCCTGTCGGAAACCCTCGCCAGGCTCGTCGCAAAAAATAAGAGTTGCTTCACCGTCTCCACTGACTAAAATTTCTGTGTGTCGTCAATGATCGAATGTACTCTATTCTTCTTTTATCATGAATCATGGGGCTAGTCAATTAAGATATTTGGTATTGCAGTTATCTTATGTCCTCTGCGGATAAGACATGAAACTGAGATGTCGGTTCTTCTCTCTCACGTTAGGTAGTTTGGAATAACAGGGCCCTCCTAATAATCGAAACCGACTCACGTGGGCAACGATTTCTAAATGACATTGCATGTGATATCATGTAGGGTATAATAGTAGTAATCATCAAAACTGGAGGCTGAAAATGAGCCCGATTGCAATCTTTTTGATCGCTCTTGCAAGCGTCTTCGGTAGCGCGCTTCTCGGCATGATCCTTCGCGCCTATCTGCCCGAACATCATCTGACCGCTGATTCGAGGGATGTCATGAAGATGGGGACCGGCATGATCGCGACGATGGCCGCTCTTGTCCTCGGCCTGCTCATCTCCTCGGCAAAGGGTACGTTTGACACGATGAACAACGGGCTCAGGCAGACCGCATCGAAGGTCATCCTGCTTGACCGCACCATGGCCCGTTACGGACCGGAGGCGAGGGAATCCCGCGCTGTTCTGCGTCGTACAGTCACAAACGCGATCAAGCGGATCTGGCCTGAAGAGAAGAACGAGATAGCATTTGAAAAGGCCGGCCATGTAGAGGGCGACGTAGAAAGTCTCGATGATAAGCTCCGACAACTATCCCCACGGAACGACGACCAGCGCCGACTTCTGGCGCAGGCCTTGCAGATCAGCGGTGACATCCAAGAAGGGCGTTGGCTCCTTATCGCCCAGGCAGGGCAGAGCTCAATCCCCATGCCGTTCCTCGTGCTGTTGATTTGCTGGCTCACCATCATCTTCTTTAACTTTGGGCTCTTCACTTCTCGCAATACATCGGTGATTATTGTTCTGTTTGTCTGCGCGGTGTCGGCCGCGAGTTCGCTCTTTCTGATTCTGGAGTTGGACCAGCCTTACGCAGGGTTGATCAAGATCTCCAGTGCTCCGCTGCTCAACGCCCTCGCACTTCTCGGCCAATAGACCCGGAGACATGGTGGTTCTTTTTTGCCTGCTTCATTTCTCCTATTGCTTTATGTAATTCAAGGTATTGATAGTAATCTGAAGCCCCTTTGACGGGACATTGATCGTCGTCTGCGCAAGGTAGTCCAGGCCTGTCGGCAGCGTCTGAAACACGGCGTTGATCGTCAATGGTGTCCCGTTTGAAACAGCCTGTACCTGGGCCTGCATCCGGTTCTTCGTCATCCCGTCACAGTTCATGGTCATGTGATCGCCCGGCTGCAAGAAATTTGAAACGTCAACGCGAACGCTACCGGAGCCCGGATTCACCCACACCTGTCCCTGCTGGATGAGCTGCTGGATCTGCGCTCCTTTTAACATAAGATAGCCGTTGGCTAATTGGGCCAGCTGCTGGACCTCTTCCTTCATCTCCTCCGCCTTCTCTCTCTTGATCCGGCCTCGCAGACCTCGTCCGGTGTCCTCTGACGGCTGTGAGCTGATCGGCGTGATCAGCGGCTGCTTATCAGGTCCAAAGGCGACCTGCGCGAGCTGTACGCTCTTGGTCTCCCCATTCACCTGCACCTCGGTCCGCTGCTGATAGGAATAACCGGTAAGGGCCTGCATGCTCTGACCTATCTGCTGACCGACGGCCGCGAGGATCTGCTGGTTCGCCCCGGGCTCCTGCGCAGAGGCCAAAGGACCGCTCAGGAGAAGAATTCCCAGCAGACAAAGAATACCACGAACCAGATGCTCCATTTTTCTCGCTTGCTGAACTTCACCGTTTTTCGCTCTCATTGTGTCCTCCTTATGGTGTTATTCATGATGCTGCGTGCCTTGCCCCTTGAAGCGTCTCTTACTTTTCATCAAGTTTTATCACCAGCGGCCCCTTTGCCGCGTCCATGATATACGATACGGGAAGCCCGTTTCCTAACAACTGCGTCATCGCATGCAAATACTTCCGGATGTGGAGAAAGAACTTCTTGTATCCTGGGCAAAGATAATGGAGACCCGGCTCATTGTAGTTGGTCCTTGCAAAGCGGTGCTTGGGGCATCCGCCCTGGCAGGCCGCCAAGACCTTACACTCCCTGCACCAGCGCGGCAACGCCGTTTCCTTGCTCACGCCGAAACCAGAGTGCAATGATCTCTCCACCATCTGTGACAGCGAATCAGTGACGACATTACCCAGTCTGTATCCGGGATAGACACAGTGATCACAGGCATAGACATCGCCGTTGTGCTCCATCACGACACAACGGCCGCACTGCTTTGCATGGATGCAGACCGGCGAAGGGTTGCCGATCCATGCGTTGAGCGCCCATTCGAAGTTCATGACAAAGACCTTGCCCACGTCGTGGCGCACCCATTCTTCATAGATCGCGATAAGAAAGTCGCCGTACTCTTCCGGGATCACAGTCCAGCGAGTGACCTCAGTCTGCTGCTCTTCTCTGTCAAGCGCTGCCGGCCCTGCAAGGCGAAGGCCATGGGGCGTACCGCATGCATCGGACATGCGCTCCACAACCGGTGTGAACTGGATGAACTCCACTCCCTCATTCCTTAAGAATCGGTATACCTCAAGCGGGTATTTAGCCGTCTCACGGGCAACACAAGTCAGCACATTATGTTCAACCCTGTGTTTCTGCAATAACCTCAGTCCCCGCCTGACGTCATCAAAAGTACCTTTTCCTTTGCGGTTCCGGCGGTAACGGTTGTGGACTTCCCTTGGACCGTCAAGGCTGATCCCCACCATGAAATTGTGCTTCTTCAGGAAGTGGCACCACTCGTCCGTGAGCAGCGTTCCGTTGGTCTGGAGGGAATTGGTGATCGTTTTTTGTCTCATAAAAGGCTTCTGCAACTCAATCACCCTCCTGAAGAAATCTATCCCCAGAAGGGTCGGTTCCCCACCCTGCCAGACGAATTCGACGACCGGAGCTGGCTGGGACGTGATGTAGTTCTTTATGAATGCGGAAATTACATCATCAGACATCCGGTATTGCTCTCCCGGACCGAAGAGGGCCTGCTTTTCGAGATAGAAGCAGTACACGCAGTCGAGATTGCAGAGCGGCCCGATAGGCTTTGCAACGACATGGATACCCCGGCCTGCGCCTTTGTGCTCTCTACCGGCATTTCCTTTCTTATCAGTCATAGTCCTACTATTCATCTCATCTTCTTCTATTATTAG is a window encoding:
- a CDS encoding anaerobic sulfatase maturase produces the protein MTDKKGNAGREHKGAGRGIHVVAKPIGPLCNLDCVYCFYLEKQALFGPGEQYRMSDDVISAFIKNYITSQPAPVVEFVWQGGEPTLLGIDFFRRVIELQKPFMRQKTITNSLQTNGTLLTDEWCHFLKKHNFMVGISLDGPREVHNRYRRNRKGKGTFDDVRRGLRLLQKHRVEHNVLTCVARETAKYPLEVYRFLRNEGVEFIQFTPVVERMSDACGTPHGLRLAGPAALDREEQQTEVTRWTVIPEEYGDFLIAIYEEWVRHDVGKVFVMNFEWALNAWIGNPSPVCIHAKQCGRCVVMEHNGDVYACDHCVYPGYRLGNVVTDSLSQMVERSLHSGFGVSKETALPRWCRECKVLAACQGGCPKHRFARTNYNEPGLHYLCPGYKKFFLHIRKYLHAMTQLLGNGLPVSYIMDAAKGPLVIKLDEK
- a CDS encoding carbohydrate porin, with the protein product MKRRQKAFIVTIVFQSLGIFFCTQAFAQEGVQTYSGDLWSRSTLTGDWGGARNDLAKKGVTLDLNLTQIGQGNVSGGKSIGWEYGGRGNLTLNLDTQKMGLWPGGFLTVEAEGTFGNSINAKTGSLMAVNSNQIYPMPNSDQFNIPNVTFTQFFSHYVGVTTGKMDTTSGDANEFAHGKGDTQFFNLAFNINPVALVTVPYSTLGAGLIVLPTSDPNAALITVMAMSSDGRANSDGFNDLFKGNTTYAASGRLRTDFFGMTGHQSVTATYSTKNYTSISQSLRLFVENRSIQEKDNSWSFFYNFDQYVYEPRKGSGQGIGMFGRFGASDGNPNPVHYFFSIGLGGKGVIPRRPLDEFGLGYYYMDVKNPNFTGPRETREFLRDEQGFEAYYSFAITPWMKLSPDIQVIRPSQKEVIKLRTGDILGRPVPTVVREDIDTAVVPGLRLQVIF